Proteins from a single region of Chanodichthys erythropterus isolate Z2021 chromosome 13, ASM2448905v1, whole genome shotgun sequence:
- the brwd3 gene encoding bromodomain and WD repeat-containing protein 3 isoform X5: MAAEPCSQIEAELYYLIARFLQSGPCQKSAQMLLQEMHEYEIIPKRWSWDGKLFKRSFEDWMLLNQHIPSDYLLRVCEQIGPLIDKHIPPSVPGVHSLLGTGRQSLLRTAKSSSHTVWSGSAVVALHRGRPPEPPVNCAKPPNIVSIMGARQKTGVARFGHALPSCTYQHMKMHRRILGHLSSVYCVAFDRTGRRIFTGSDDCLVKIWATDDGRLLATLRGHAAEISDMTVNFENTLLASASCDKIVRVWCLRTCAPVAVLQGHTASITSIQFSSSALGSSRYLATTGADGMVCFWQWNSLSMKFVDKPVKFMERSRPGVQISCSSFSSGGMFLVTGGTDHMIRVYYLGTETPVKFSDLDSHTDKVVAIQFCNNTDSLRFVSGSRDGTARIWHYQQQEWKSIVLDMTTRLQGSAVISGDDKSTKLVVTMVAWDRCDRSIITAVSNCLLKVWNSANGQLLHVLSGHDDEVFVLEAHPFDARILLSAGHDGNIYIWDLSKGQKIRNFFNMIEGQGHGAVFDCKFSVDGQHFACTDSHGHLLIFGFGCSQPYEKIPDQMFFHTDFRPLIRDSNNFVLDEQTQQAPHLMPPPFLVDVDGNPHPPRYQRLVPGRENCKEEQLVPQLGYMANGDGEVVEQVIGQQTAEDSQEESPLDDLIRQLQHQQDEHRNSGNPAGAEVAGGPLSPPNVGLRRSGQVEGVRQMHNNAPRSQMATERDLLAWSRRVVVNEVQSGIFRVMEESRLAKGEVERFFYNIEKKRKSAPTTGSEPVGNSVRMLRRPQRRPQQRRHTYQTRSTRDRRRSTSVLSYTRNEESARESDSEAEQEEDQNENSDGSSDGEAQWENDSSSSDSSSEYSDWTADAGINLQPPKRTTRRPAPVVGSSSSEEEEGTGQGEGEAERRSKRTEKKKKPKQTKQRPVPAGELDEWLPPSWIMETIPRRSPFVPQMGDELIYFRQGHQAYVRAVCRAKAYSINPQKQPWNRFDLRDQESVKVVGIKYEVGPPTLCCLKLAFLDPTSGKMTNESFSLKYHDMPDVIDFLVLQQIYNEAKARNWQPGQRFRSIIDDAWWFGSVECQEPFQSEYPDSLFQCYIVRWDNGEREKMSPWDIEPIPEEAPVPEEVGDSVPVTEDELQSLLYSPQEGEWGMHTQDEECERVITAIDELLTLDVAKPFSCPVDLREYPLYCTVVAYLTDLSTIRTRLVHRFYRRISALMWEVRYIEHNARTFNEPQSPIVTAAKTVTDVLLRFIRDQSCTDILDLYNKMKTEFSSTGEEEETVDVDSDTPGTSTGQRRSSNVPQKRGVVLDINAWHRQCKELLRRMMASPDSEPFRQPVDLFTYQDYRDIIDTPMDLGTVSETLMGGNYENPIEFAKDVRLIFSNSKAYTPNKKSRIYSMTLSLSAFFENQIIPIISDYKSAVQNQRRSQQRLKRLQSSLPNSPKGKQKSGKKTSQMSAKSRSRKSSQDSSVAQVDEDSQPSSSSSSSSSSSSSSFSSEHAGANRVTRSRVTPSKSSGGSDCLSNGGRRSRRRGAALTEEGEVSECESTSSSSSSTSASASSSSGTSSSSSESDDSGTEVGGFGDGGDHDYSKAPQHKQKGKAAAVSVDNAKRKRKGEEQTTEPEKRARREDEKEEEEEPEEEEEEPDEEEEPEEEEEELDEEEEESDEEDLTSSSKTGSQRSNQRTQKTGRVNTRNQGRRTVLYNDDSEEEGLTTDPLNLGMSRSGRVRRMTERARVSHLMGWTH, encoded by the exons ATGTTGTTAAATCAGCACATACCTTCGGATTACCTGTTGCGTGTGTGTGAGCAGATTGGCCCCCTGATAGATAAACACATTCCTCCTAGTGTTCCTGGAGTCCACAGTTTACTGGGCACTGGACGACAGTCATTACTACGGACGGCAAAAA GTTCTTCACATACAGTATGGAGTGGTTCTGCAGTAGTAGCCCTGCACAGGGGACGGCCCCCAGAACCACCTGTAAACTGTGCCAAACCACCAAATATAG TGTCAATCATGGGTGCTCGCCAAAAAACAGGAGTGGCTCGATTTGGCCACGCCTTACCCTCCTGCACCTACCAGCACATGAAAATGCATCGGAGGATTCTGGGCCATCTCTCATCAGTGTACTGTGTGGCGTTTGACCGCACCGGACGACGCATTTTCACG GGTTCTGACGACTGTCTAGTGAAGATCTGGGCAACAGATGATGGCCGTCTGCTAGCCACTCTGCGCGGACACGCGGCAGAGATTTCAGATATGACGGTGAATTTCGAGAACACGCTCCTCGCTTCCGCCAGTTGTGACAAGATCGTACGCGTGTGGTGCTTGCGTACCTGTGCACCTGTGGCTGTATTGCAGGGGCACACAGCCTCCATCACCTCCATACAG TTTTCATCATCAGCATTAGGTTCCTCTCGGTATCTGGCCACCACTGGAGCTGATGGCATGGTTTGTTTCTGGCAGTGGAACTCACTCAGCATGAAGTTTGT TGATAAACCTGTAAAGTTCATGGAACGCTCTCGTCCCGGAGTTCAGATATCCTGCAGCTCCTTCAGCTCTG GGGGAATGTTTCTGGTCACTGGAGGCACAGATCACATGATCAGAGTTTACTACCTCGGCACAGAGACGCCTGTGAAGTTTTCTGACCTGGACTCCCACACG GATAAAGTTGTTGCTATTCAGTTCTGCAATAACACCGACAG TCTCAGGTTTGTGAGTGGTAGTCGGGATGGTACGGCTCGGATTTGGCATTACCAACAGCAAGAATGGAAGAGTATTGTACTGGACATGACCACCAGATTACAAGG GAGTGCTGTGATATCAGGCGATGATAAATCGACAAAGTTGGTGGTGACCATGGTCGCGTGGGATCGTTGCGACCGTTCCATCATCACAGCCGTTTCAAACTGCCTCCTCAAAGTCTGGAACTCAGCAAACGGCCAATTACTACATGTGCTGTCG GGTCACGATGATGAGGTGTTTGTTTTGGAAGCACACCCCTTTGACGCAAGGATCTTGTTATCGGCTGGTCATGACGGTAACATCTACATTTGGGACCTCAGCAAAGGCCAGAAGATCAGAAACTTTTTCAATATG ATTGAGGGCCAGGGACATGGTGCTGTTTTTGATTGTAAATTTTCAGTGGATGGGCAGCACTTTGCCTGCACAGACTCTCATGGTCATCTGCTCATCTTCGGCTTTGGGTGCAGTCAGCCTTATGAAAAg ATTCCAGACCAAATGTTCTTCCATACGGATTTCCGGCCATTGATCCGGGACTCCAATAATTTTGTTCTAGATGAGCAGACGCAGCAGGCACCCCATCTTATGCCTCCGCCTTTCCTGGTGGACGTGGATGGGAACCCCCACCCGCCTCGTTACCAGCGCCTGGTGCCAGGCAGAGAAAACTGCAAAGAGGAGCAGCTTGTGCCACAGCTCGGCTACATGGCTAATG gtGACGGCGAAGTGGTTGAGCAGGTGATTGGCCAGCAGACTGCAGAGGATTCTCAGGAAGAAAGCCCATTGGATGACTTGATTAGGCAGCTCCAACACCAGCAAGATGAGCATCGCAACTCAGGAAATCCTGCTG GTGCTGAGGTGGCAGGTGGTCCTCTGTCACCCCCTAATGTCGGGCTGCGACGTAGCGGACAAGTAGAGGGTGTACGGCAGATGCACAACAATGCCCCCCGCAGTCAGATGGCCACTGAGAGAGACCTGTTGGCATGGAGCCGGCGCGTGGTGGTTAATGAAGTCCAGTCTGGAATTTTCAG AGTTATGGAGGAAAGTAGACTTGCTAAAGGAGAGGTGGAACGGTTTTTCTACAACATTGAGAAGAAGAGAAAATCTGCACCTACAACAGGA AGTGAGCCGGTGGGTAACAGCGTTCGCATGTTACGGAGGCCTCAGCGCAGGCCTCAGCAGAGGAGACACACATATCAGACCCGCTCGACTCGAGATAGGAGACGCAGTACAAGCGTGCTCTCATACACCCGAAATGAGGAAAGTGCGAGAGAGTCTGACAGTGAAGCAGAG CAGGAAGAGGACCAGAATGAGAACAGTGACGGGTCATCTGATGGTGAAGCTCAATGGGAGAATGACAGTAGCTCCAG TGACTCTTCCAGTGAGTATTCCGATTGGACGGCAGATGCGGGAATCAACCTTCAGCCCCCCAAGCGAACAACCAGAAGGCCAGCCCCTGTTGTTGGGAGCAGTAGCTCTGAGGAAGAGGAAGGGACAGGGCAGGGAGAAGGGGAGGCTGAGAGGAGGAGTAAACGgactgaaaagaaaaagaaaccgAAACAGACTAAACAGCGG CCTGTGCCTGCTGGAGAATTAGATGAATGGTTGCCCCCCTCTTGGATCATGGAAACTATTCCAAGACGATCACCTTTCGTACCTCAAATGGGAGATGAG TTGATATATTTCCGTCAGGGTCATCAAGCATATGTCCGAGCCGTGTGTCGTGCCAAAGCCTACAGCATCAACCCTCAGAAACAGCCCTGGAACCGCTTTGATCTCAGG GATCAGGAGTCTGTAAAGGTAGTGGGTATTAAATATGAAGTCGGGCCACCCACTCTGTGCTGCCTCAAACTGGCCTTCCTGGACCCCACCTCAGGGAAAATGACCAACGAATCCTTCAGCTTGAA gtATCATGATATGCCTGATGTCATTGACTTTCTTGTGCTACAACAGATTTATAATGAGGCCAAAGCACGAAACTGGCAGCCTG GTCAGCGTTTCAGGAGCATCATTGATGATGCGTGGTGGTTTGGTTCGGTGGAGTGTCAGGAGCCGTTTCAGTCTGAATATCCAGACAGCCTGTTTCAGTGCTACATTGTCAG GTGGGAtaatggagagagagaaaagatgaGTCCATGGGATATAGAGCCCATACCTGAAGAAG CTCCAGTCCCAGAGGAGGTTGGGGACAGTGTCCCGGTCACAGAGGACGAGCTTCAGTCTTTACTGTACAGCCCACAGGAAGGAGAGTGGGGGATGCACACACAAGATGAGGAGTGTGAGAGAGTCATCACGGCCATAGATGAGCTTCTTACACTCG ATGTGGCAAAGCCGTTCTCCTGCCCTGTAGATTTGAGGGAATATCCATTGTACTGCACTGTTGTGGCCTATCTCACTGACCTCAGCACCATCAGAACAAGATTAGTGCACCGTTTCTACAG GCGAATCTCAGCTCTTATGTGGGAGGTGCGTTACATCGAACACAATGCTCGAACATTTAACGAACCACAGAGCCCCATTGTCACGGCTGCAAAAACGGTCACCGACGTCCTGCTGCGTTTCATCAG GGATCAAAGCTGTACAGATATTTTGGATCTGTACAATAAGATGAAGACCGAATTCAGCAGCACAGGAGAGGAAGAG GAGACTGTGGATGTGGACTCGGACACTCCCGGCACCTCCACCGGTCAGAGG AGGTCAAGTAATGTGCCTCAGAAGCGTGGCGTGGTCCTAGATATAAACGCATGGCACAGACAATGCAAAGAGCTTCTGAGGAGAATGATGGCAAGCCCAGATTCAGAGCCATTCCGCCAGCCTGTTGACCTCTTCACCTATCAG GATTATCGTGATATTATAGACACTCCTATGGATTTGGGCACAGTCTCCGAGACCCTGATGGGTGGGAACTATGAGAATCCCATAGAGTTTGCCAAAGATGTGCGGCTTATCTTCAGTAATTCAAAGGCCTACACGCCCAACAAGAAGTCTCGA ATCTACAGTATGACCCTGAGTCTGTCAGCGTTCTTTGAGAATCAGATCATTCCCATAATCTCAGATTACAAATCTGCTGTTCAGAATCAGCGTAGGAGTCAACAGAGACTCAAGAGATTACAGAGTTCCCTTCCCAACAG CCCCAAAGGAAAACAGAAATCAGGAAAGAAAACCTCCCAAATGTCTGCAAAGTCCCGCTCACGGAAATCCTCTCAAG ATTCGAGTGTTGCACAAGTTGATGAAGACAGTCAGCCTTCTTCTTCatcctcatcctcttcctcctcatctTCCTCGTCTTTTTCATCAGAGCATGCAGGAGCCAACAGAGTTACACGCAGCCGAGTTACACCAAGCAAATCGTCAG GTGGCAGTGACTGCCTGTCGAATGGAGGTCGGAGATCACGTAGGAGAGGAGCTGCATTAACGGAAGAGGGAGAGGTCTCTGAATGTGAGAGTACCAGCTCTTCATCATCCTCAACATCCGCTTCTGCATCGTCCTCTTCCGGAACCTCATCATCTTCGTCCGAGAGCGATGACAGCGGCACTGAGGTGGGCGGCTTTGGCGATGGCGGCGATCATGACTACAGCAAAGCCCCGCAACATAAACAGAAAGGCAAAGCGGCAGCAGTCTCTGTCGATAACGCAAAGCGAAAGCGGAAAGGAGAAGAGCAAACGACAGAACCTGAGAAACGAGCACGGCGGGAGGACGagaaagaagaggaggaggagcctgaagaagaagaagaagaaccagatgaagaggaggaacctgaggaggaggaagaggagctggatgaggaagaggaggagtcTGATGAGGAAGACCTCACTTCATCATCAAAAACTGGAAGTCAGAGGTCAAATCAAAGGACTCAAAAAACAGGGCGGGTTAATACTCGTAACCAGGGACGAAGGACTGTTCTATACAACGATGACTCTGAAGAGGAGGGGCTAACGACAGACCCACTGAATCTAGGAATGTCACGTTCTGGACGGGTCCGTCGCATGACTGAACGTGCGAGGGTTAGCCATCTTATGGGCTGGACACATTGA
- the brwd3 gene encoding bromodomain and WD repeat-containing protein 3 isoform X2, with protein MAAEPCSQIEAELYYLIARFLQSGPCQKSAQMLLQEMHEYEIIPKRWSWDGKLFKRSFEDWMLLNQHIPSDYLLRVCEQIGPLIDKHIPPSVPGVHSLLGTGRQSLLRTAKSSSHTVWSGSAVVALHRGRPPEPPVNCAKPPNIVSIMGARQKTGVARFGHALPSCTYQHMKMHRRILGHLSSVYCVAFDRTGRRIFTGSDDCLVKIWATDDGRLLATLRGHAAEISDMTVNFENTLLASASCDKIVRVWCLRTCAPVAVLQGHTASITSIQFSSSALGSSRYLATTGADGMVCFWQWNSLSMKFVDKPVKFMERSRPGVQISCSSFSSGGMFLVTGGTDHMIRVYYLGTETPVKFSDLDSHTDKVVAIQFCNNTDSLRFVSGSRDGTARIWHYQQQEWKSIVLDMTTRLQGSAVISGDDKSTKLVVTMVAWDRCDRSIITAVSNCLLKVWNSANGQLLHVLSGHDDEVFVLEAHPFDARILLSAGHDGNIYIWDLSKGQKIRNFFNMIEGQGHGAVFDCKFSVDGQHFACTDSHGHLLIFGFGCSQPYEKIPDQMFFHTDFRPLIRDSNNFVLDEQTQQAPHLMPPPFLVDVDGNPHPPRYQRLVPGRENCKEEQLVPQLGYMANGDGEVVEQVIGQQTAEDSQEESPLDDLIRQLQHQQDEHRNSGNPAGAEVAGGPLSPPNVGLRRSGQVEGVRQMHNNAPRSQMATERDLLAWSRRVVVNEVQSGIFRVMEESRLAKGEVERFFYNIEKKRKSAPTTGSEPVGNSVRMLRRPQRRPQQRRHTYQTRSTRDRRRSTSVLSYTRNEESARESDSEAEQEEDQNENSDGSSDGEAQWENDSSSSDSSSEYSDWTADAGINLQPPKRTTRRPAPVVGSSSSEEEEGTGQGEGEAERRSKRTEKKKKPKQTKQRPVPAGELDEWLPPSWIMETIPRRSPFVPQMGDELIYFRQGHQAYVRAVCRAKAYSINPQKQPWNRFDLRDQESVKVVGIKYEVGPPTLCCLKLAFLDPTSGKMTNESFSLKYHDMPDVIDFLVLQQIYNEAKARNWQPGQRFRSIIDDAWWFGSVECQEPFQSEYPDSLFQCYIVRWDNGEREKMSPWDIEPIPEEAPVPEEVGDSVPVTEDELQSLLYSPQEGEWGMHTQDEECERVITAIDELLTLDVAKPFSCPVDLREYPLYCTVVAYLTDLSTIRTRLVHRFYRRISALMWEVRYIEHNARTFNEPQSPIVTAAKTVTDVLLRFIRDQSCTDILDLYNKMKTEFSSTGEEEETVDVDSDTPGTSTGQRRSSNVPQKRGVVLDINAWHRQCKELLRRMMASPDSEPFRQPVDLFTYQDYRDIIDTPMDLGTVSETLMGGNYENPIEFAKDVRLIFSNSKAYTPNKKSRIYSMTLSLSAFFENQIIPIISDYKSAVQNQRRSQQRLKRLQSSLPNSPKGKQKSGKKTSQMSAKSRSRKSSQDSSVAQVDEDSQPSSSSSSSSSSSSSSFSSEHAGANRVTRSRVTPSKSSGTKVWGGSDCLSNGGRRSRRRGAALTEEGEVSECESTSSSSSSTSASASSSSGTSSSSSESDDSGTEVGGFGDGGDHDYSKAPQHKQKGKAAAVSVDNAKRKRKGEEQTTEPEKRARREDEKEEEEEPEEEEEEPDEEEEPEEEEEELDEEEEESDEEDLTSSSKTGSQRSNQRTQKTGRVNTRNQGRRTVLYNDDSEEEGLTTDPLNLGMSRSGRVRRMTERARVSHLMGWTH; from the exons ATGTTGTTAAATCAGCACATACCTTCGGATTACCTGTTGCGTGTGTGTGAGCAGATTGGCCCCCTGATAGATAAACACATTCCTCCTAGTGTTCCTGGAGTCCACAGTTTACTGGGCACTGGACGACAGTCATTACTACGGACGGCAAAAA GTTCTTCACATACAGTATGGAGTGGTTCTGCAGTAGTAGCCCTGCACAGGGGACGGCCCCCAGAACCACCTGTAAACTGTGCCAAACCACCAAATATAG TGTCAATCATGGGTGCTCGCCAAAAAACAGGAGTGGCTCGATTTGGCCACGCCTTACCCTCCTGCACCTACCAGCACATGAAAATGCATCGGAGGATTCTGGGCCATCTCTCATCAGTGTACTGTGTGGCGTTTGACCGCACCGGACGACGCATTTTCACG GGTTCTGACGACTGTCTAGTGAAGATCTGGGCAACAGATGATGGCCGTCTGCTAGCCACTCTGCGCGGACACGCGGCAGAGATTTCAGATATGACGGTGAATTTCGAGAACACGCTCCTCGCTTCCGCCAGTTGTGACAAGATCGTACGCGTGTGGTGCTTGCGTACCTGTGCACCTGTGGCTGTATTGCAGGGGCACACAGCCTCCATCACCTCCATACAG TTTTCATCATCAGCATTAGGTTCCTCTCGGTATCTGGCCACCACTGGAGCTGATGGCATGGTTTGTTTCTGGCAGTGGAACTCACTCAGCATGAAGTTTGT TGATAAACCTGTAAAGTTCATGGAACGCTCTCGTCCCGGAGTTCAGATATCCTGCAGCTCCTTCAGCTCTG GGGGAATGTTTCTGGTCACTGGAGGCACAGATCACATGATCAGAGTTTACTACCTCGGCACAGAGACGCCTGTGAAGTTTTCTGACCTGGACTCCCACACG GATAAAGTTGTTGCTATTCAGTTCTGCAATAACACCGACAG TCTCAGGTTTGTGAGTGGTAGTCGGGATGGTACGGCTCGGATTTGGCATTACCAACAGCAAGAATGGAAGAGTATTGTACTGGACATGACCACCAGATTACAAGG GAGTGCTGTGATATCAGGCGATGATAAATCGACAAAGTTGGTGGTGACCATGGTCGCGTGGGATCGTTGCGACCGTTCCATCATCACAGCCGTTTCAAACTGCCTCCTCAAAGTCTGGAACTCAGCAAACGGCCAATTACTACATGTGCTGTCG GGTCACGATGATGAGGTGTTTGTTTTGGAAGCACACCCCTTTGACGCAAGGATCTTGTTATCGGCTGGTCATGACGGTAACATCTACATTTGGGACCTCAGCAAAGGCCAGAAGATCAGAAACTTTTTCAATATG ATTGAGGGCCAGGGACATGGTGCTGTTTTTGATTGTAAATTTTCAGTGGATGGGCAGCACTTTGCCTGCACAGACTCTCATGGTCATCTGCTCATCTTCGGCTTTGGGTGCAGTCAGCCTTATGAAAAg ATTCCAGACCAAATGTTCTTCCATACGGATTTCCGGCCATTGATCCGGGACTCCAATAATTTTGTTCTAGATGAGCAGACGCAGCAGGCACCCCATCTTATGCCTCCGCCTTTCCTGGTGGACGTGGATGGGAACCCCCACCCGCCTCGTTACCAGCGCCTGGTGCCAGGCAGAGAAAACTGCAAAGAGGAGCAGCTTGTGCCACAGCTCGGCTACATGGCTAATG gtGACGGCGAAGTGGTTGAGCAGGTGATTGGCCAGCAGACTGCAGAGGATTCTCAGGAAGAAAGCCCATTGGATGACTTGATTAGGCAGCTCCAACACCAGCAAGATGAGCATCGCAACTCAGGAAATCCTGCTG GTGCTGAGGTGGCAGGTGGTCCTCTGTCACCCCCTAATGTCGGGCTGCGACGTAGCGGACAAGTAGAGGGTGTACGGCAGATGCACAACAATGCCCCCCGCAGTCAGATGGCCACTGAGAGAGACCTGTTGGCATGGAGCCGGCGCGTGGTGGTTAATGAAGTCCAGTCTGGAATTTTCAG AGTTATGGAGGAAAGTAGACTTGCTAAAGGAGAGGTGGAACGGTTTTTCTACAACATTGAGAAGAAGAGAAAATCTGCACCTACAACAGGA AGTGAGCCGGTGGGTAACAGCGTTCGCATGTTACGGAGGCCTCAGCGCAGGCCTCAGCAGAGGAGACACACATATCAGACCCGCTCGACTCGAGATAGGAGACGCAGTACAAGCGTGCTCTCATACACCCGAAATGAGGAAAGTGCGAGAGAGTCTGACAGTGAAGCAGAG CAGGAAGAGGACCAGAATGAGAACAGTGACGGGTCATCTGATGGTGAAGCTCAATGGGAGAATGACAGTAGCTCCAG TGACTCTTCCAGTGAGTATTCCGATTGGACGGCAGATGCGGGAATCAACCTTCAGCCCCCCAAGCGAACAACCAGAAGGCCAGCCCCTGTTGTTGGGAGCAGTAGCTCTGAGGAAGAGGAAGGGACAGGGCAGGGAGAAGGGGAGGCTGAGAGGAGGAGTAAACGgactgaaaagaaaaagaaaccgAAACAGACTAAACAGCGG CCTGTGCCTGCTGGAGAATTAGATGAATGGTTGCCCCCCTCTTGGATCATGGAAACTATTCCAAGACGATCACCTTTCGTACCTCAAATGGGAGATGAG TTGATATATTTCCGTCAGGGTCATCAAGCATATGTCCGAGCCGTGTGTCGTGCCAAAGCCTACAGCATCAACCCTCAGAAACAGCCCTGGAACCGCTTTGATCTCAGG GATCAGGAGTCTGTAAAGGTAGTGGGTATTAAATATGAAGTCGGGCCACCCACTCTGTGCTGCCTCAAACTGGCCTTCCTGGACCCCACCTCAGGGAAAATGACCAACGAATCCTTCAGCTTGAA gtATCATGATATGCCTGATGTCATTGACTTTCTTGTGCTACAACAGATTTATAATGAGGCCAAAGCACGAAACTGGCAGCCTG GTCAGCGTTTCAGGAGCATCATTGATGATGCGTGGTGGTTTGGTTCGGTGGAGTGTCAGGAGCCGTTTCAGTCTGAATATCCAGACAGCCTGTTTCAGTGCTACATTGTCAG GTGGGAtaatggagagagagaaaagatgaGTCCATGGGATATAGAGCCCATACCTGAAGAAG CTCCAGTCCCAGAGGAGGTTGGGGACAGTGTCCCGGTCACAGAGGACGAGCTTCAGTCTTTACTGTACAGCCCACAGGAAGGAGAGTGGGGGATGCACACACAAGATGAGGAGTGTGAGAGAGTCATCACGGCCATAGATGAGCTTCTTACACTCG ATGTGGCAAAGCCGTTCTCCTGCCCTGTAGATTTGAGGGAATATCCATTGTACTGCACTGTTGTGGCCTATCTCACTGACCTCAGCACCATCAGAACAAGATTAGTGCACCGTTTCTACAG GCGAATCTCAGCTCTTATGTGGGAGGTGCGTTACATCGAACACAATGCTCGAACATTTAACGAACCACAGAGCCCCATTGTCACGGCTGCAAAAACGGTCACCGACGTCCTGCTGCGTTTCATCAG GGATCAAAGCTGTACAGATATTTTGGATCTGTACAATAAGATGAAGACCGAATTCAGCAGCACAGGAGAGGAAGAG GAGACTGTGGATGTGGACTCGGACACTCCCGGCACCTCCACCGGTCAGAGG AGGTCAAGTAATGTGCCTCAGAAGCGTGGCGTGGTCCTAGATATAAACGCATGGCACAGACAATGCAAAGAGCTTCTGAGGAGAATGATGGCAAGCCCAGATTCAGAGCCATTCCGCCAGCCTGTTGACCTCTTCACCTATCAG GATTATCGTGATATTATAGACACTCCTATGGATTTGGGCACAGTCTCCGAGACCCTGATGGGTGGGAACTATGAGAATCCCATAGAGTTTGCCAAAGATGTGCGGCTTATCTTCAGTAATTCAAAGGCCTACACGCCCAACAAGAAGTCTCGA ATCTACAGTATGACCCTGAGTCTGTCAGCGTTCTTTGAGAATCAGATCATTCCCATAATCTCAGATTACAAATCTGCTGTTCAGAATCAGCGTAGGAGTCAACAGAGACTCAAGAGATTACAGAGTTCCCTTCCCAACAG CCCCAAAGGAAAACAGAAATCAGGAAAGAAAACCTCCCAAATGTCTGCAAAGTCCCGCTCACGGAAATCCTCTCAAG ATTCGAGTGTTGCACAAGTTGATGAAGACAGTCAGCCTTCTTCTTCatcctcatcctcttcctcctcatctTCCTCGTCTTTTTCATCAGAGCATGCAGGAGCCAACAGAGTTACACGCAGCCGAGTTACACCAAGCAAATCGTCAGgtacaaaagtttggg GTGGCAGTGACTGCCTGTCGAATGGAGGTCGGAGATCACGTAGGAGAGGAGCTGCATTAACGGAAGAGGGAGAGGTCTCTGAATGTGAGAGTACCAGCTCTTCATCATCCTCAACATCCGCTTCTGCATCGTCCTCTTCCGGAACCTCATCATCTTCGTCCGAGAGCGATGACAGCGGCACTGAGGTGGGCGGCTTTGGCGATGGCGGCGATCATGACTACAGCAAAGCCCCGCAACATAAACAGAAAGGCAAAGCGGCAGCAGTCTCTGTCGATAACGCAAAGCGAAAGCGGAAAGGAGAAGAGCAAACGACAGAACCTGAGAAACGAGCACGGCGGGAGGACGagaaagaagaggaggaggagcctgaagaagaagaagaagaaccagatgaagaggaggaacctgaggaggaggaagaggagctggatgaggaagaggaggagtcTGATGAGGAAGACCTCACTTCATCATCAAAAACTGGAAGTCAGAGGTCAAATCAAAGGACTCAAAAAACAGGGCGGGTTAATACTCGTAACCAGGGACGAAGGACTGTTCTATACAACGATGACTCTGAAGAGGAGGGGCTAACGACAGACCCACTGAATCTAGGAATGTCACGTTCTGGACGGGTCCGTCGCATGACTGAACGTGCGAGGGTTAGCCATCTTATGGGCTGGACACATTGA